In Parasteatoda tepidariorum isolate YZ-2023 chromosome 2, CAS_Ptep_4.0, whole genome shotgun sequence, one DNA window encodes the following:
- the LOC107450949 gene encoding CUE domain-containing protein 1, giving the protein MAAVGHQPQLQPAKQNSRQKQPVTQLEFHQAMADFKVMFPEMDEDVIEVVLRANNGAVDATIDQLLSMSTDNENEKLRAELDATENDELPPSYSPATPPPSYHQAVPYAHSPGRLATVQLGRKTSASPSLIRHAQYHNQKLSPSPHQQQLPLVVPKLVASQKSEDNEKKSETESPQRRKWNPPLVGPLPSSFLRLEDQTHTHRKGKYVTVLSTAMIQKRIQENESRRNTIGSSDPEVAQYLEDERVALFLQNEEFVRELMANQDFLTTLEKDSRPDELPTFQAGQPNASKECEKNATANIPKLEGHSDLPVVLTPDENDAAFRERLKNMGKMSRRKFAQLASIFSRRKRAFKPMLGEGSNPSRDNLLLHEDEYSELSEDDSDTDWNKKDSWNSHHGDLGERSSTMKNHHKSDHS; this is encoded by the exons ATGGCGGCTGTTGGTCATCAACCTCAACTGCAGCCCGCAAAGCAAAACAGCAGGCAAAAACAGCCTGTTACGCAGCTTGAATTTCACCAAGCTATGGCAGATTTCAAAGTAATGTTTCCAGAAATGGATGAAGATGTTATTGAAGTTGTTTTGAGAGCAAATAATGGTGCTGTAGATGCCACTATTGATCAGCTACTATCCATGTCCACTGACAATGAAAATGAGAAACTTCGAGCCGAGTTAGATGCAACCGAGAATGACGAGCTTCCACCTAGTTATTCTCCAGCTACACCTCCACCATCTTATCATCAAGCTGTTCCTTATGCTCATAGTCCTGGGCGTCTAGCTACCGTTCAACTAGGCCGCAAAACGAGTGCATCTCCATCTTTAATTCGGCATGCTCAGTATCACAATCAAAAGCTATCTCCTTCACCACATCAACAACAACTTCCATTAGTGGTGCCCAAGCTAGTGGCATCTCAAAAAAGTGAAGACAATGAGAAGAAGTCAGAAACTGAGTCTCCTCAAAGAAGAAAATGGAATCCTCCGCTAGTTGGACCTCTTCCATCATCTTTCTTGCGTCTGGAAGATCAAACACATACTCATAGGAAGGGAAAA TATGTGACTGTCTTGAGCACTGCCATGATTCAAAAACGTATTCAAGAAAATGAATCAAGAAGAAACACTATTGGATCATCAGATCCTGAAGTTGCTCAGTATTTAGAAGATGAGAGAGTTgctctttttcttcaaaatgaggAATTTGTTAGAGAGTTAATGGCTAATCAAGATTTTTTAACTACTTTGGAAAAGG ATTCTAGACCTGATGAATTGCCAACTTTTCAGGCAGGGCAGCCAAATG CTTCTAAAGAATGTGAGAAAAATGCCACAGCAAATATCCCAAAGTTGGAGGGTCATTCTGATTTGCCTGTTGTCCTAACTCCTGATGAAAATGATGCAGCATTCAGAGaacgattaaaaaatatggggaaaa tgtcAAGAAGAAAATTTGCCCAACTGGCTAGTATTTTTTCACGAAGAAAGCGAGCATTTAAGCCAAT GCTGGGAGAAGGTAGCAATCCATCACGAGACAATTTGCTTCTTCATGAAGATGAGTACTCTGAGTTGTCAGAAGATGATTCAGATACTGATTGGAATAAGAAGGATTCCTGGAACAGCCAT